A single region of the Bartonella harrusi genome encodes:
- a CDS encoding asparaginase, which produces MKKIAVGTLGGTIAMAADNFGKMQPTLTSDVLIKNVPDLNKVADIHAQTLTQLPSGSLSFKILFEIIEWAKQQIKAGAEGIVLTQGTDTIEETAFFLSLYWDKAEPLIITGAMRIPCEAGADGPANILAATRVAAHPQSRNRGVLVVINDTIHSPYWVQKSHTVKIETFQSGLVGVLGTLLEGNVVYFNDRNFFPKTFDLPQNYNHQVALLYSSLSSDTQLMRFCLEGGHYAGLVIAGFGSGHCSFEEADIIRQYTQKIPITIASRTCTGSTTRTTYGYKGSEVDLIASGALMSGYLSAVKARLLLWAFLAQGQSLAQIHSQWNDWTISQ; this is translated from the coding sequence AAAATGTTCCTGATTTAAATAAAGTTGCTGATATTCACGCGCAAACATTAACACAATTACCGAGTGGATCTTTATCCTTTAAAATTCTTTTTGAAATCATAGAGTGGGCAAAACAACAAATAAAAGCTGGTGCAGAAGGCATTGTTCTAACTCAAGGGACTGATACAATCGAGGAAACTGCTTTTTTTCTTTCTCTTTATTGGGATAAAGCGGAACCGCTCATTATAACTGGTGCTATGCGCATCCCCTGTGAAGCAGGTGCTGATGGACCAGCAAATATTTTAGCAGCAACACGTGTCGCTGCTCATCCACAAAGTCGAAACAGAGGCGTTTTAGTTGTCATCAATGATACCATTCACTCACCTTATTGGGTCCAAAAAAGCCATACTGTTAAAATTGAAACATTTCAATCAGGCTTGGTAGGTGTTTTAGGCACTCTTTTAGAAGGAAATGTGGTTTATTTTAATGATCGAAATTTTTTCCCAAAAACATTTGATCTTCCCCAAAATTATAATCATCAAGTGGCACTCCTATACTCCTCTTTATCCTCTGATACACAGTTAATGCGATTCTGTCTTGAAGGTGGGCATTATGCTGGACTTGTCATTGCTGGTTTTGGATCAGGACACTGTAGTTTTGAAGAAGCAGACATTATACGACAATATACACAAAAAATACCAATCACTATCGCTAGCCGCACCTGCACTGGCTCAACAACACGCACAACTTATGGCTATAAAGGTTCAGAAGTTGATCTGATTGCTTCTGGTGCACTCATGTCTGGTTATCTATCAGCCGTAAAAGCACGTTTACTTTTATGGGCTTTTTTGGCACAAGGACAATCATTGGCACAAATTCATTCACAATGGAATGACTGGACCATAAGCCAATGA